A window of Acidobacteriota bacterium contains these coding sequences:
- a CDS encoding endonuclease/exonuclease/phosphatase family protein → MKVITWNVNKASLSRNGVWEMLEREDADIVLLQEVTRIPDQVLRHYNSHARFPKFFGGHNARFQTAVLSRWRMSTTPFLTSELDGVNKLHGARYGWIHECAVYDDEGKRYQVVSVHSPAFAVPRDAEEIDDSDFRAIKLKNNPKLWFTEILWSLLKNASLGDETNWIVGGDFNSSVNFDRPHDRGNREIIDRLNALGLTDCLSHHNGHSVPTFQHSSKSAEHQLDYLYVNKPLLNRLTSARVPGREEVFDTHPRVSDHLPIVCEFD, encoded by the coding sequence GCGTGAGGACGCGGACATCGTGCTGCTGCAGGAAGTGACCCGAATTCCTGATCAAGTCCTGCGACACTACAACAGCCATGCGCGATTCCCGAAGTTCTTCGGCGGGCACAACGCGCGATTCCAGACCGCCGTGCTTTCAAGATGGAGGATGAGCACGACGCCGTTCCTGACGTCCGAACTCGATGGCGTCAACAAGTTGCACGGGGCGCGCTACGGCTGGATCCACGAGTGCGCGGTCTACGACGACGAAGGCAAGCGCTACCAGGTCGTTTCCGTTCACTCGCCGGCTTTCGCCGTTCCCCGGGACGCCGAGGAGATCGACGACAGTGATTTCCGGGCCATTAAGTTGAAGAACAACCCGAAACTCTGGTTTACCGAGATCCTCTGGTCGTTGCTGAAGAACGCCAGCCTCGGCGACGAGACGAACTGGATCGTGGGCGGCGACTTCAACAGCTCGGTTAACTTCGACAGGCCCCACGACCGTGGCAACCGGGAGATTATCGACAGGCTGAATGCTCTCGGATTGACGGACTGTCTCTCGCACCACAACGGGCATTCCGTTCCGACGTTTCAGCACTCAAGCAAGTCCGCTGAACACCAGCTCGACTATCTCTACGTGAACAAGCCTCTGCTCAACCGCCTGACGAGCGCGCGCGTGCCGGGCCGCGAAGAGGTGTTCGACACCCATCCGCGAGTGAGCGATCACCTTCCGATAGTGTGCGAATTCGATTGA
- a CDS encoding DNA-binding protein — MPLHHFTLIVDGPDLQDAAYIDMLFEAGCNDGTVGRADGIQYIDFDREAPSFDEAILSAVTDVERVAGAEVVRVADAGLVSMTDIATRIGRTRESVRLLVTGARGPGGFPPPVTDPRGRYRLWRWSDVANWLTTQLGEVTLPEDHAATTLNASLELRRQRRKLTPTFRKTLRALADLS; from the coding sequence ATGCCGCTACACCACTTCACCCTGATCGTCGACGGTCCCGACCTGCAGGACGCCGCGTATATCGACATGCTGTTCGAAGCCGGGTGCAACGACGGGACGGTCGGCCGTGCCGATGGAATTCAGTACATAGACTTCGATCGCGAGGCGCCCAGCTTCGACGAGGCAATCTTGTCTGCGGTGACGGACGTCGAACGGGTCGCCGGCGCCGAAGTCGTGCGGGTTGCCGACGCCGGCCTCGTCTCCATGACGGACATCGCCACCCGTATCGGGCGGACTCGCGAGAGCGTTCGGCTCCTTGTCACCGGCGCCCGCGGTCCGGGAGGATTCCCGCCTCCCGTCACCGATCCGCGCGGCCGGTATCGGCTGTGGCGCTGGTCCGACGTGGCGAACTGGCTCACCACGCAACTCGGAGAAGTGACCTTGCCGGAGGATCACGCCGCGACGACCCTAAACGCCAGCCTCGAGCTCCGTCGCCAGCGGCGCAAACTGACGCCGACCTTCCGAAAGACGCTCCGGGCGCTCGCGGACCTGTCGTGA